The following coding sequences lie in one Pseudomonas sp. SL4(2022) genomic window:
- the rplF gene encoding 50S ribosomal protein L6: protein MSRVAKNPVKLPAGVEVKLTGQQLSVKGAKGTLELNVHSSVEVLQEAGELRFAARNGDQQTRAMAGTTRALVNNMVIGVSAGFERKLQLVGVGYKAQAKGQVLNLALGFSHPIDYELPEGVVAETPNQTEILIKGVDKQLVGQVAAEIRDFRRPEPYKGKGVRYADEVVRRKEAKKK, encoded by the coding sequence ATGTCTCGCGTTGCTAAGAACCCCGTTAAGCTGCCAGCTGGCGTTGAGGTCAAACTCACCGGCCAACAGCTTTCGGTAAAGGGTGCCAAGGGCACTCTCGAACTGAATGTTCACTCGTCCGTTGAAGTCCTGCAAGAAGCCGGTGAGCTGCGTTTCGCTGCTCGCAATGGTGATCAGCAGACTCGCGCAATGGCCGGTACCACTCGCGCTCTGGTCAACAACATGGTGATCGGTGTTAGCGCAGGCTTCGAGCGTAAGCTGCAGCTGGTTGGTGTTGGTTACAAAGCGCAAGCCAAAGGTCAGGTGTTGAACCTCGCTCTCGGCTTCTCCCATCCGATCGACTATGAGTTGCCGGAAGGTGTAGTGGCTGAAACCCCGAACCAGACCGAGATCCTGATCAAGGGTGTCGACAAGCAACTGGTTGGTCAGGTCGCTGCGGAAATTCGTGATTTCCGTCGTCCTGAACCTTACAAGGGCAAAGGTGTTCGTTACGCAGACGAAGTCGTCCGCCGTAAAGAAGCCAAGAAGAAGTAG
- the rpsE gene encoding 30S ribosomal protein S5, producing MANNDQKRDEGYIEKLVQVNRVAKTVKGGRIFTFTALTVVGDGKGRVGFGRGKSREVPAAIQKAMEAARRNMIQVDLNGTTLQYAMKSAHGASKVYMQPASEGTGIIAGGAMRAVLEVAGVQNVLAKCYGSTNPVNVVYATFKGLKAMQSPSSVAAKRGKSVEEIL from the coding sequence ATGGCAAATAACGACCAAAAGCGCGACGAAGGCTATATCGAGAAGCTGGTACAGGTTAACCGCGTTGCCAAGACCGTTAAGGGTGGCCGTATCTTCACTTTCACCGCGTTGACCGTGGTGGGTGATGGTAAGGGTCGCGTCGGTTTCGGCCGTGGCAAATCCCGTGAAGTGCCTGCTGCCATCCAGAAGGCGATGGAAGCTGCGCGTCGCAACATGATCCAAGTGGATCTGAACGGCACTACGCTTCAGTACGCCATGAAGTCTGCCCATGGCGCTTCCAAGGTTTACATGCAGCCTGCTTCCGAAGGTACCGGTATCATCGCTGGCGGCGCCATGCGTGCTGTTCTCGAAGTGGCTGGTGTGCAAAACGTTCTGGCTAAGTGCTACGGCTCGACTAACCCGGTGAACGTGGTGTATGCCACTTTCAAAGGTTTGAAAGCTATGCAGTCGCCAAGTTCTGTTGCGGCTAAGCGTGGCAAGAGTGTCGAGGAGATTCTCTAA
- the rpsD gene encoding 30S ribosomal protein S4, which produces MARYIGPKCKLSRREGTDLFLKSGVRALESKCNIEAAPGIHGQRRGRQSDYGTQLREKQKVRRIYGVLERQFSGYYKEAAGKKGATGENLLQLLECRLDNVVYRMGFGATRAESRQLVSHKSISVNGKTVNVPSYQVKAGDVVAVREKSKNQLRIVQALELCAQRGRVEWVDVDTEKKSGVFKNVPARSDLSADINESLIVELYSK; this is translated from the coding sequence ATGGCTCGTTACATTGGTCCCAAGTGCAAACTGTCTCGTCGTGAAGGCACAGATCTTTTCCTGAAAAGCGGTGTACGCGCTCTGGAATCGAAGTGCAACATCGAAGCAGCCCCAGGTATTCACGGTCAGCGCCGTGGCCGTCAGTCCGACTACGGCACCCAGCTGCGTGAGAAACAAAAAGTTCGTCGTATCTACGGTGTGCTTGAGCGTCAATTCAGCGGTTATTACAAAGAAGCTGCCGGCAAGAAAGGCGCTACTGGTGAGAACCTGCTGCAACTGCTCGAATGCCGTCTGGATAACGTGGTTTATCGCATGGGTTTCGGTGCTACTCGCGCTGAGTCCCGTCAGCTGGTATCGCACAAGTCGATCAGCGTAAACGGTAAAACTGTTAACGTCCCGTCCTACCAGGTTAAAGCTGGTGACGTGGTTGCAGTTCGCGAGAAATCGAAGAATCAGCTGCGCATTGTTCAAGCTCTTGAGCTGTGTGCCCAGCGTGGCCGCGTTGAATGGGTAGATGTAGACACTGAGAAGAAGTCTGGCGTGTTTAAAAACGTCCCGGCGCGCAGTGATCTCTCCGCTGACATCAACGAAAGCCTGATTGTCGAGCTCTACTCCAAGTAA
- the secY gene encoding preprotein translocase subunit SecY codes for MAKQGALSALSNGGLSELWARLRFLFMAIIVYRIGAHIPVPGINPDRLADLFRQNEGTILSLFNMFSGGALERMSIFALGIMPYISASIIMQLMTAVSPQLEQLKKEGEAGRRKISQYTRYGTLVLAIVQAVGMSVGLAGQGVAFSVDFGFHFVAITTFVAGAMFMMWLGEQITERGVGNGISMLIFAGIVAGLPSAIGQSFESARQGDINIFALIAIGLLAVAIIGFVVFIERGQRRIAVHYAKRQQGRKVFAAQTSHLPLKVNMAGVIPAIFASSLLLFPASLGAWFGQSEGMGWLQDISQAIAPGQPLNILLFSAGIVFFCFFYTALMFNPKDVAENLKKSGAFIPGIRPGEQSARYIDGVLTRLTMFGALYMTAVCLLPQFLVVAANVPFYLGGTSLLIVVVVVMDFMSQVQSHLVSHQYESLMKKANLKGYGSGMLR; via the coding sequence ATGGCTAAGCAAGGTGCTCTCTCAGCGCTCAGCAATGGCGGGTTATCCGAGCTCTGGGCTCGTTTGCGCTTTCTGTTCATGGCGATCATCGTCTATCGGATAGGTGCACACATCCCAGTTCCTGGTATCAACCCTGATCGGCTGGCGGACCTGTTTCGACAGAATGAGGGGACCATTCTTAGCTTGTTCAACATGTTTTCCGGCGGCGCGCTGGAGCGTATGAGTATTTTTGCATTGGGGATCATGCCGTACATCTCGGCCTCGATCATCATGCAGCTCATGACCGCTGTCAGCCCGCAGCTGGAGCAGTTGAAGAAGGAAGGTGAAGCTGGCCGTCGCAAGATTAGCCAGTACACCCGCTACGGCACCCTCGTCCTGGCTATTGTCCAAGCTGTCGGCATGTCCGTCGGTCTGGCCGGTCAAGGCGTAGCGTTTTCGGTCGATTTCGGCTTCCACTTCGTTGCCATCACCACTTTTGTGGCGGGTGCAATGTTCATGATGTGGCTGGGCGAGCAAATCACCGAGCGTGGTGTTGGCAACGGTATTTCGATGCTGATCTTTGCAGGCATCGTAGCCGGTCTGCCGTCGGCGATCGGGCAGTCTTTCGAGTCTGCTCGGCAGGGTGATATCAATATCTTTGCCCTGATCGCCATCGGTTTGCTGGCAGTAGCGATTATCGGTTTCGTGGTGTTCATTGAGCGTGGTCAGCGTCGCATTGCGGTGCACTACGCCAAGCGTCAGCAGGGCCGTAAGGTCTTCGCGGCGCAGACCAGCCACTTGCCGTTGAAGGTGAATATGGCGGGGGTTATCCCGGCTATTTTCGCCAGCAGCCTTCTGTTATTCCCGGCTTCGCTGGGTGCCTGGTTTGGTCAGTCCGAGGGTATGGGCTGGCTGCAGGATATTTCACAGGCTATCGCTCCTGGTCAGCCGTTGAACATTTTGCTGTTTAGTGCGGGGATTGTTTTCTTCTGCTTCTTTTACACAGCGCTGATGTTTAACCCGAAAGACGTAGCGGAAAACCTGAAGAAGTCCGGTGCCTTTATTCCGGGTATCCGTCCCGGTGAGCAATCGGCGCGCTATATCGATGGCGTGTTGACCCGCTTGACCATGTTCGGTGCTCTGTACATGACGGCCGTATGCTTGTTGCCCCAGTTCCTGGTGGTGGCTGCCAACGTACCGTTCTACCTTGGCGGGACCTCGTTGCTGATCGTGGTTGTGGTTGTTATGGACTTTATGTCGCAAGTACAATCGCACCTCGTGTCGCACCAGTACGAATCCCTGATGAAGAAAGCCAACCTGAAGGGCTACGGCAGCGGCATGCTGCGCTGA
- the rpmJ gene encoding 50S ribosomal protein L36: MKVRASVKKLCRNCKIIRREGVVRVICSAEPRHKQRQG; this comes from the coding sequence ATGAAAGTTCGTGCATCGGTGAAAAAGCTGTGCCGTAACTGCAAAATTATTCGCCGTGAAGGTGTTGTGCGGGTAATTTGCAGCGCGGAACCGCGTCACAAACAGCGCCAAGGCTGA
- the uvrA gene encoding excinuclease ABC subunit UvrA, which yields MDKILIRGARTHNLKNIDLTLPRDKLIVITGLSGSGKSSLAFDTLYAEGQRRYVESLSAYARQFLSMMEKPDVDTIEGLSPAISIEQKSTSHNPRSTVGTITEIYDYLRLLYARAGIPRCPDHDLPLEAQTVSQMVDQVLALPEGSKLMLLAPVIRERKGEHLAIFDELRAQGFVRVRVNGKIYELDELPKLDKQKKHSIDAVVDRFKARGDLQQRLAESFETALKLADGLALIAPMEGEEGEEIIFSARFACPVCGHSISELEPKLFSFNNPAGACPTCDGLGVKQFFDTKRLVNGELTLAEGAIRGWDRRNVYYFQMLGSLAAHYGFSLEVPFDELSAEHQKCILFGSGTQNVDFKYLNDRGDIVKRSHPFEGIVPNLERRYRETESTSVREELAKFLSTQACQDCRGTRLRREARHVWVGEKTLPAVSGLPIGDATEYFGSLSLPGRRGEIAEKILKEIRERLQFLVNVGLDYLTLDRSADTLSGGEAQRIRLASQIGAGLVGVMYILDEPSIGLHQRDNERLLGTLRHLRDIGNTVIVVEHDEDAIRMADYVVDIGPGAGVHGGQIVAQGTAAEVMAHPDSLTGKYLSGRVKIKVPAKRTPRDKKLSLKIKGARGNNLRNVDLEIPIGLLTCVTGVSGSGKSTLINNTLFPLSATALNGATTLEAAAHDSIDGLQHLDKVVDIDQSPIGRTPRSNPATYTGLFTPIRELFAGVPESRSRGYGPGRFSFNVKGGRCEACQGDGLIKVEMHFLPDIYVPCDVCKSKRYNRETLEVKYKGKSITEVLDMTIEEARVFFDAVPALARKLQTLMDVGLSYIKLGQSATTLSGGEAQRVKLSRELSKRDTGKTLYILDEPTTGLHFADIQQLLDVLHRLRDHGNTVVVIEHNLDVIKTADWLVDLGPEGGSKGGQIIAVGTPEEVAEMAQSHTGYFLKPLLERDRD from the coding sequence CGCCGCTACGTCGAATCGCTGTCGGCCTACGCTCGACAGTTTCTGTCGATGATGGAAAAGCCCGATGTCGACACCATCGAAGGCCTGTCGCCGGCGATCTCCATCGAGCAGAAGTCCACCTCGCACAACCCGCGTTCCACCGTTGGCACCATCACCGAGATCTACGACTACCTGCGCCTGCTCTACGCCCGCGCCGGCATTCCGCGCTGCCCGGACCACGACCTGCCGCTGGAGGCGCAGACCGTCAGCCAGATGGTCGATCAGGTGCTGGCATTGCCCGAAGGCAGCAAGCTGATGCTGCTGGCCCCGGTGATCCGCGAGCGCAAAGGCGAGCACCTGGCGATCTTCGACGAGCTGCGCGCCCAGGGCTTCGTCCGTGTGCGGGTCAACGGCAAGATTTACGAACTGGACGAACTGCCCAAACTCGACAAGCAGAAGAAGCACAGCATCGATGCCGTGGTCGACCGCTTCAAAGCGCGCGGCGACCTGCAGCAGCGCCTGGCCGAATCCTTCGAAACCGCGCTAAAGCTGGCCGATGGCCTGGCGCTGATTGCCCCCATGGAGGGTGAAGAAGGCGAAGAGATCATCTTCTCCGCGCGCTTTGCCTGCCCGGTGTGTGGCCACTCGATCAGCGAGCTGGAACCCAAACTGTTTTCCTTCAACAACCCCGCCGGCGCCTGCCCGACCTGTGACGGCCTGGGCGTTAAGCAATTTTTCGACACCAAGCGCCTGGTCAACGGCGAGCTGACCCTGGCCGAAGGCGCGATCCGCGGCTGGGACCGGCGCAACGTCTATTACTTCCAGATGCTCGGCTCCCTCGCTGCGCATTACGGCTTCAGCCTGGAAGTGCCGTTCGATGAGCTCAGCGCCGAACACCAGAAGTGCATCCTGTTCGGCAGCGGCACGCAGAACGTCGACTTCAAGTACCTCAACGACCGTGGCGACATCGTCAAGCGCTCACACCCCTTCGAAGGCATCGTGCCGAACCTGGAGCGGCGTTACCGCGAAACCGAATCCACCAGCGTGCGCGAGGAGCTGGCCAAGTTTCTCAGCACCCAGGCCTGCCAGGATTGCCGCGGCACCCGCCTGCGCCGTGAAGCGCGCCACGTGTGGGTCGGCGAGAAAACCCTGCCAGCAGTCAGCGGCCTGCCGATTGGCGATGCCACCGAGTACTTCGGCAGCCTCAGCCTGCCCGGCCGCCGCGGAGAAATCGCCGAGAAGATCCTCAAGGAAATTCGTGAGCGCCTGCAGTTTCTGGTCAACGTCGGCCTGGACTACCTCACCCTCGACCGCAGCGCTGACACCCTGTCCGGCGGCGAAGCGCAACGTATTCGCCTGGCCAGTCAGATCGGCGCTGGCCTGGTCGGCGTGATGTACATCCTCGACGAACCAAGCATCGGCCTGCATCAACGCGACAACGAGCGCCTACTCGGCACCCTGCGCCACCTGCGCGATATCGGCAATACGGTGATCGTGGTCGAGCACGACGAAGATGCCATCCGCATGGCCGACTACGTGGTCGACATCGGCCCCGGTGCCGGCGTGCACGGCGGACAGATCGTCGCCCAGGGCACTGCCGCCGAAGTCATGGCCCATCCGGACTCGCTGACGGGCAAATACCTGTCAGGGCGAGTGAAGATCAAAGTGCCGGCCAAGCGCACGCCACGGGACAAGAAGCTCTCGCTGAAGATCAAAGGCGCGCGCGGCAACAACCTGCGCAATGTCGACCTGGAAATCCCGATCGGCCTGCTCACCTGCGTCACCGGGGTGTCCGGCTCGGGCAAATCAACGCTGATCAACAACACCCTGTTCCCGCTCAGCGCCACCGCACTGAACGGTGCCACAACCCTGGAAGCGGCGGCCCACGACAGCATCGACGGCCTGCAGCACCTGGACAAGGTGGTTGACATCGACCAGAGCCCGATTGGCCGAACACCGCGCTCCAACCCGGCAACCTACACCGGACTGTTCACCCCGATCCGCGAACTGTTCGCCGGCGTGCCGGAGTCGCGCTCGCGCGGTTACGGCCCGGGGCGCTTCAGCTTCAACGTCAAGGGCGGTCGCTGCGAAGCCTGCCAGGGCGACGGCCTGATCAAGGTGGAAATGCACTTTCTGCCAGACATCTACGTGCCGTGCGACGTGTGCAAGAGCAAACGCTACAACCGCGAAACCCTGGAAGTGAAGTACAAGGGCAAGAGCATCACCGAAGTGCTGGATATGACCATCGAGGAAGCGCGGGTGTTCTTCGATGCCGTGCCGGCCCTGGCGCGCAAGCTGCAAACGCTGATGGATGTCGGCCTGTCCTATATCAAGCTAGGGCAGAGCGCGACCACGCTGTCCGGCGGCGAGGCGCAGCGGGTCAAGCTGTCCCGCGAGCTGAGCAAGCGCGACACCGGCAAAACCCTGTATATCCTCGATGAGCCGACTACTGGCCTGCACTTCGCCGATATCCAGCAACTGCTCGACGTGCTGCACCGCCTACGCGATCACGGCAATACGGTGGTGGTGATTGAGCACAACCTCGACGTGATCAAGACCGCTGACTGGCTGGTGGATCTCGGCCCAGAGGGTGGTTCCAAAGGCGGCCAGATCATCGCAGTCGGCACGCCTGAAGAAGTCGCCGAGATGGCGCAGTCGCATACCGGCTACTTCCTCAAACCACTGCTGGAACGTGATCGCGACTAA
- the rplR gene encoding 50S ribosomal protein L18, with protein MTDKKVTRLRRARKARLKMHELEAVRLCVYRSSQHIYAQVISADGSKVLASASTLDKALRDGATGNVDAAKKVGELVAERAKAAGVTQVAFDRSGFKYHGRVKALADAAREGGLEF; from the coding sequence ATGACCGACAAAAAAGTTACTCGACTGCGTCGCGCTCGCAAAGCACGCCTGAAAATGCACGAGCTCGAAGCCGTGCGTCTGTGCGTGTATCGCTCTTCGCAGCATATCTATGCCCAGGTCATTTCGGCCGACGGCAGCAAGGTTCTGGCCAGCGCCTCTACCTTGGACAAAGCACTGCGTGACGGCGCCACTGGCAACGTTGACGCGGCCAAGAAAGTTGGCGAGCTGGTTGCCGAGCGTGCGAAAGCCGCTGGTGTAACTCAGGTTGCATTCGACCGTTCTGGCTTCAAGTACCACGGCCGCGTCAAGGCGCTGGCTGATGCTGCTCGTGAAGGCGGGCTGGAGTTCTAA
- the rpsM gene encoding 30S ribosomal protein S13, whose amino-acid sequence MARIAGVNIPDNKHTVISLTYIYGVGRTTAQKICAATGVNPAAKIKDLSDEQIEQLRGEVAKVNTEGDLRREVNMKIKRLMDLGCYRGLRHRRGLPVRGQRTKTNARTRKGPRKPIRK is encoded by the coding sequence ATGGCCCGTATTGCAGGCGTTAACATTCCGGATAACAAGCACACTGTTATCTCGCTGACCTACATCTATGGTGTTGGTCGCACTACTGCACAGAAAATCTGTGCTGCTACCGGTGTAAACCCGGCAGCAAAAATCAAAGATCTCTCTGACGAGCAGATCGAGCAGCTGCGTGGCGAAGTAGCCAAGGTGAATACCGAAGGTGACCTGCGTCGTGAAGTGAACATGAAAATCAAGCGCTTGATGGACCTGGGTTGCTACCGCGGCCTGCGTCATCGTCGTGGTCTGCCGGTTCGCGGTCAGCGTACCAAGACCAACGCGCGTACCCGTAAGGGCCCGCGTAAGCCGATCCGCAAGTAA
- the rpsN gene encoding 30S ribosomal protein S14 — translation MAKTSMKNRELKRQQTVAKYAKKRAELKATIANPNTSPEARWEAQVALQKQPRDASASRLRNRCRITGRPHGVFRKFGLSRIKLREAAMRGDVPGLVKASW, via the coding sequence ATGGCCAAAACCAGCATGAAAAACCGTGAGCTGAAGCGTCAGCAAACGGTAGCCAAGTACGCTAAAAAGCGTGCCGAGCTGAAAGCTACCATCGCCAATCCGAACACCAGTCCGGAAGCGCGTTGGGAAGCTCAAGTAGCACTGCAGAAGCAGCCGCGTGATGCAAGCGCTTCGCGCCTGCGCAATCGCTGCCGCATCACTGGTCGTCCGCACGGCGTATTCCGCAAGTTCGGCCTGTCGCGTATCAAGCTGCGTGAAGCGGCAATGCGCGGTGATGTACCAGGTCTGGTGAAAGCCAGCTGGTAA
- the rplQ gene encoding 50S ribosomal protein L17 has protein sequence MRHRKSGRHLSRTSAHRKAMFQNMAVSLFEHELIKTTLPKAKELRRVAEPLITLAKEDSVANRRLAFDRTRSKAIVGKLFNDLGKRYATRQGGYLRILKCGFRTGDNAPMAYVELVDRPVAGAAVDAE, from the coding sequence ATGCGTCATCGTAAAAGTGGCCGTCACCTCAGCCGCACCAGCGCACACCGCAAGGCCATGTTCCAGAACATGGCGGTATCGCTGTTCGAGCATGAGCTGATCAAAACTACTCTGCCGAAAGCCAAAGAGCTGCGTCGCGTTGCCGAGCCGCTGATTACTCTGGCTAAAGAAGACAGCGTTGCCAACCGTCGTCTGGCCTTCGATCGTACCCGTTCGAAAGCCATCGTCGGCAAGCTGTTCAACGACCTGGGCAAGCGCTACGCCACCCGTCAGGGCGGTTACCTGCGTATCCTCAAGTGCGGTTTCCGCACTGGCGACAATGCTCCAATGGCTTATGTTGAGCTGGTTGACCGTCCGGTCGCTGGTGCAGCTGTAGACGCTGAGTAA
- a CDS encoding DNA-directed RNA polymerase subunit alpha — MQISVNEFLTPRHIDVQVVSSTRAKITLEPLERGFGHTLGNALRRILLSSMPGCAVVEAEIDGVLHEYSAIEGVQEDVIEILLNLKGLAVKLHGRDEVTLTLAKKGSGVVTAADIQLDHDVEIVNGDHVIANLASTGALNMKLTIARGRGYEPADARQSDEDESRSIGRLQLDASFSPVRRVSYVVENARVEQRTNLDKLVIDLETNGTLDPEEAIRRAATILQQQLAAFVDLKGDSEPVVIEQEDEIDPILLRPVDDLELTVRSANCLKAENIYYIGDLIQRTEVELLKTPNLGKKSLTEIKDVLASRGLSLGMRLDNWPPASLKKDDKATA, encoded by the coding sequence ATGCAGATTTCGGTAAATGAGTTCCTGACCCCCCGTCACATTGATGTGCAGGTGGTCAGTTCGACCCGCGCCAAGATCACTCTCGAGCCTCTCGAGCGTGGTTTCGGCCATACCCTGGGCAACGCGCTGCGTCGCATCTTGTTGTCCTCCATGCCTGGCTGTGCAGTAGTCGAGGCCGAGATTGACGGTGTACTCCATGAGTACTCCGCCATCGAAGGTGTTCAGGAAGACGTCATAGAAATCCTGCTCAACCTGAAAGGTCTGGCTGTCAAACTGCACGGTCGTGACGAAGTGACTCTGACTCTGGCGAAGAAGGGCTCGGGCGTAGTTACCGCTGCCGATATTCAGCTGGATCACGATGTCGAAATCGTCAATGGCGACCACGTAATCGCCAACCTGGCTTCCACTGGCGCGCTGAACATGAAGCTCACCATAGCTCGTGGTCGCGGCTATGAGCCGGCTGACGCTCGTCAGAGCGATGAAGATGAAAGCCGCAGCATTGGTCGCTTGCAGCTGGATGCTTCGTTCAGTCCGGTACGCCGTGTGTCGTATGTGGTGGAAAACGCTCGTGTTGAGCAGCGTACCAACCTGGACAAACTGGTTATCGACCTGGAGACCAACGGTACTCTGGATCCTGAAGAGGCTATTCGCCGCGCTGCAACTATTCTGCAACAGCAGTTGGCTGCGTTCGTCGACCTCAAAGGTGACAGTGAGCCCGTTGTTATCGAGCAGGAAGATGAGATCGATCCGATTCTCCTCCGTCCGGTTGATGACCTGGAACTGACTGTGCGTTCGGCTAACTGCCTCAAGGCAGAGAACATTTACTACATCGGTGATCTGATTCAGCGCACCGAAGTAGAACTGTTGAAAACCCCGAACCTGGGCAAGAAATCCTTGACTGAAATCAAGGATGTTCTGGCCTCTCGCGGTCTGTCCCTCGGTATGCGCCTCGACAACTGGCCGCCGGCAAGTCTGAAGAAAGACGATAAGGCGACTGCCTGA
- the rpsH gene encoding 30S ribosomal protein S8: MSMQDPLADMLTRIRNAQMAEKSVVSMPSSTLKVAVAKVLKDEGYIAGYQISGEVKPQLSIELKYFEGRPVIEEVKRVSRPGLRQYKSVDDLPKVRGGLGVSIVSTNKGVMTDRAARAAGVGGEVLCTVF; the protein is encoded by the coding sequence ATGAGTATGCAGGACCCGTTAGCGGACATGCTAACTCGTATCCGTAATGCCCAGATGGCTGAAAAGTCCGTCGTAAGCATGCCGTCTTCCACGTTGAAGGTGGCTGTAGCCAAAGTTTTGAAAGACGAAGGTTATATTGCGGGTTATCAGATCAGCGGTGAAGTTAAGCCGCAGCTGTCCATCGAGCTGAAGTACTTCGAAGGCCGTCCGGTTATCGAAGAAGTTAAGCGCGTGAGCCGTCCAGGCCTTCGCCAATACAAATCCGTCGATGATCTGCCGAAAGTTCGTGGCGGTCTCGGTGTATCCATCGTCTCCACCAACAAGGGTGTGATGACGGACCGCGCTGCGCGCGCTGCCGGTGTCGGCGGCGAAGTGCTTTGCACAGTGTTCTAA
- the rpsK gene encoding 30S ribosomal protein S11 codes for MAKPAARTRKKVKKTVVDGIAHIHASFNNTIVTITDRQGNALSWATSGGSGFRGSRKSTPFAAQVAAERAGQAALEYGLKNLDVNVKGPGPGRESAVRALNGCGYKIASITDVTPIPHNGCRPSKKRRV; via the coding sequence ATGGCAAAACCTGCTGCTCGTACTCGTAAGAAAGTCAAAAAGACGGTGGTTGATGGCATCGCCCACATCCACGCTTCTTTCAACAACACAATCGTGACCATTACTGACCGTCAGGGCAACGCTCTGTCTTGGGCTACCTCTGGTGGTTCGGGTTTCCGCGGTTCGCGTAAAAGCACCCCGTTCGCTGCCCAGGTGGCTGCAGAACGTGCTGGTCAAGCTGCGCTGGAATACGGTCTGAAGAACCTCGACGTTAACGTCAAGGGTCCAGGTCCGGGTCGTGAGTCCGCTGTCCGTGCTTTGAACGGCTGTGGCTATAAGATCGCCAGCATCACCGATGTGACGCCAATCCCGCATAACGGGTGCCGTCCTTCGAAGAAGCGTCGCGTGTAA
- the rplO gene encoding 50S ribosomal protein L15, with the protein MYLNDLSPAPGSRREKHRPGRGIGSGLGKTGGRGHKGQTSRSGGTIAPGFEGGQQPLHRRLPKFGFVSLKAMDRAEVRTSELNKVEGGIVTLQSLKDANLINQNVQRVKVMLSGEVTQAVTLKGIAATKGARAAIEAAGGKFEE; encoded by the coding sequence ATGTACCTGAACGATTTGAGTCCTGCGCCGGGTTCCCGTCGCGAGAAGCACCGTCCGGGCCGTGGTATCGGTAGCGGTTTGGGTAAGACCGGTGGCCGTGGCCACAAAGGTCAAACCTCGCGCTCCGGTGGCACTATTGCTCCGGGTTTCGAAGGCGGCCAGCAGCCTCTGCACCGCCGTCTGCCTAAGTTCGGCTTCGTCTCTTTGAAGGCTATGGATCGCGCAGAAGTGCGCACGTCCGAGCTGAATAAAGTAGAAGGCGGCATTGTTACTCTGCAGTCGCTGAAGGATGCCAACCTGATCAATCAAAACGTACAGCGCGTGAAAGTCATGCTGTCCGGTGAGGTTACTCAGGCAGTCACCCTTAAAGGTATCGCCGCCACCAAGGGTGCGCGCGCGGCTATCGAAGCAGCTGGCGGTAAGTTCGAGGAATAA
- the bfr gene encoding bacterioferritin: MKGHIEVIDYLKVLLKGELAARDQYFVHSRLYEDWGFSKLYERINHEMEEETQHADAILKRILFLEGTPDMVPDSFRFGQSVPEMLKLDLALEYHVRAALSKGIALCEQHQDYQTRDILLVQLKDTEEDHAYWLEVQLGLIDRIGLENYLQMQM, translated from the coding sequence ATGAAAGGCCACATAGAAGTTATCGATTACCTGAAAGTGCTGCTCAAAGGTGAGCTGGCGGCTCGTGATCAGTACTTCGTGCATTCGCGTCTGTATGAGGATTGGGGTTTCAGCAAGCTGTACGAACGGATCAACCATGAAATGGAAGAGGAAACTCAGCACGCCGATGCCATCCTCAAGCGCATTCTGTTTCTCGAGGGTACGCCGGACATGGTTCCTGACAGCTTCCGCTTCGGCCAGAGCGTGCCGGAGATGCTCAAGCTTGACCTCGCGCTGGAATATCACGTACGCGCGGCCCTGAGCAAAGGCATCGCCTTGTGCGAGCAGCATCAGGATTACCAGACCCGCGACATCTTGCTGGTGCAACTCAAGGACACCGAAGAAGATCACGCCTACTGGCTGGAGGTTCAGCTCGGCTTGATCGACAGAATTGGGCTGGAGAACTACCTGCAAATGCAGATGTAA
- the rpmD gene encoding 50S ribosomal protein L30 — MANTVKVTLVKSMSGRIPNHKLCVKGLGLRRIGHTVEVLDTPENRGMINKAYYMLRVEG; from the coding sequence ATGGCTAATACCGTAAAAGTTACGCTGGTAAAAAGCATGTCCGGCCGCATTCCTAACCACAAGCTCTGCGTAAAGGGTTTGGGTCTGCGTCGCATCGGTCACACCGTAGAAGTGCTGGATACTCCCGAGAATCGCGGGATGATCAATAAGGCTTACTACATGCTGCGAGTCGAGGGTTAA